A section of the Elizabethkingia anophelis R26 genome encodes:
- a CDS encoding RagB/SusD family nutrient uptake outer membrane protein, translated as MKTNKIYKSTAVLFLSVITMGALNSCNTDNITDVQNKGAFDSENFYQNRDQAFQALVATYDPIGKYAAGFENMLTFFNAASDDFYAGGGSNSDGAGIQGFSNYSIDPIIMPQSYWNIYFQGISRANTLVEKLPAVPMDTNEKARFNAEALTLRSMYYFELLRMFKNIPLILKPIQATDNYYNIPQEDPKKIYQQIEADLLAAIPILPSTVASGDRGRLTQGAAKALLGKIYLYDGKKDLAAAQFADVNGTPGGTSQYGYKLLANYNDLWDFKNKFNSESVFELVCTSNANVDWGGWGSGRDRGNSVNQMVGPRSFQRTTAGIEAKVKDVYSGGWAFNTVTEDLYNFMLGDPRMDATIYNAKKFKADGYVDYAPAYKDTGYFLNKFLPTQADRTTGTGNTELNFSQDVYIIRLADTYLMEAEALNGSGARAQALLDAVRQRVGLSSVPVSIQAIKDERRRELAGEGHRWFDLVRWGDAPIVLGNRGFKPNKNEILPIPYKELINTVIKQNPGY; from the coding sequence ATGAAAACAAATAAAATATATAAAAGTACTGCCGTTCTATTTCTGTCAGTAATTACAATGGGGGCTTTGAACTCTTGTAATACAGATAATATTACGGATGTTCAGAATAAAGGTGCATTTGATTCTGAAAATTTTTATCAAAACAGGGATCAGGCATTTCAAGCCCTGGTAGCAACATATGATCCGATTGGTAAATACGCTGCAGGTTTCGAAAATATGCTTACTTTTTTCAATGCGGCATCAGATGATTTTTACGCTGGAGGTGGGAGTAATTCAGATGGTGCAGGAATTCAGGGATTTTCTAACTACAGTATAGATCCTATAATTATGCCTCAGAGTTACTGGAATATTTATTTTCAGGGAATTTCCAGAGCGAATACTCTTGTTGAGAAACTTCCTGCAGTGCCTATGGATACAAATGAGAAAGCAAGATTTAATGCCGAAGCACTTACACTCAGGTCAATGTATTACTTTGAATTGTTAAGAATGTTTAAAAATATTCCATTAATTCTTAAACCGATTCAGGCAACGGATAATTATTACAATATCCCTCAGGAGGATCCTAAAAAGATTTATCAGCAGATAGAGGCTGACTTATTGGCAGCGATTCCGATTCTTCCTTCCACTGTTGCAAGTGGAGACAGAGGAAGACTAACTCAAGGAGCAGCAAAAGCACTGTTAGGAAAAATTTATTTATACGATGGTAAAAAGGATCTCGCTGCAGCGCAATTTGCTGATGTAAATGGCACTCCGGGAGGGACAAGTCAGTATGGATATAAACTTCTGGCTAATTATAATGATTTGTGGGATTTCAAAAATAAATTTAATTCAGAATCTGTTTTCGAACTGGTATGTACAAGTAATGCAAATGTAGATTGGGGAGGCTGGGGCTCAGGAAGAGATAGAGGAAATTCTGTAAACCAAATGGTAGGACCTCGTTCATTTCAACGAACAACTGCCGGAATAGAGGCGAAAGTTAAAGATGTTTATTCTGGAGGGTGGGCTTTTAATACAGTAACAGAAGATCTTTATAATTTTATGCTGGGAGATCCAAGGATGGATGCCACCATTTATAATGCTAAAAAATTTAAAGCAGATGGCTATGTAGATTACGCACCTGCTTATAAAGACACTGGTTATTTCCTTAATAAATTCTTGCCAACTCAGGCTGATAGGACCACAGGAACCGGAAATACTGAGCTGAATTTTTCACAAGATGTTTATATAATTCGTCTGGCAGATACCTATCTGATGGAAGCAGAAGCTCTTAATGGTTCAGGTGCCAGAGCTCAGGCGCTGCTTGATGCTGTAAGGCAAAGGGTAGGACTTTCATCAGTACCAGTTTCTATACAAGCTATAAAAGATGAGAGAAGAAGAGAGCTTGCCGGTGAAGGACATCGTTGGTTTGATTTGGTAAGATGGGGAGATGCACCTATAGTACTTGGAAACAGAGGATTTAAGCCAAATAAAAACGAAATTCTTCCAATACCATATAAGGAATTAATTAATACCGTAATTAAACAAAACCCAGGATACTAA
- a CDS encoding DUF6146 family protein — MKNFLLIIILSVLTFSCTSRISPQSTGGSHQPAKVEKGDDGEWELTVFDTDYENFLLTRARPKSMYTESYLKNRNTILVNEWNSLYMSGRYRNIVESQIDYDPNEKYGMDFEYRLYQVFVYVNWKYGLKLYSLSNVEGLR; from the coding sequence ATGAAAAATTTTCTTCTTATCATTATACTTAGTGTCCTTACTTTTTCCTGTACATCCAGAATATCTCCCCAGTCTACTGGAGGCTCACATCAGCCCGCGAAAGTAGAAAAGGGTGACGATGGAGAATGGGAACTTACTGTTTTCGATACAGACTATGAAAATTTCCTGCTTACCAGAGCAAGGCCTAAATCTATGTATACAGAATCTTATCTTAAAAACAGAAATACAATTCTGGTAAACGAGTGGAACAGTTTATACATGTCCGGAAGATACAGAAACATCGTTGAATCTCAGATTGATTATGATCCAAACGAAAAGTACGGAATGGATTTCGAGTACAGGCTTTATCAGGTATTTGTTTATGTCAATTGGAAATACGGGCTGAAATTATACAGCCTTAGTAACGTAGAAGGGTTGAGGTAA
- a CDS encoding endonuclease/exonuclease/phosphatase family protein gives MRKFLFITLLFTNILLFSQSNIRRVAAVGFYNVENLWDTYKSADYIDGTKDISNPAFHRSIPVDSIQYLEHEPYKGQWSDALLKGKKAVRQQYSNGEFTPQSAKNYTEKVYLQKLGNIAQVISELGSKYTKTAPVIVGLVEVENRQVIEDLVKQPQLSKYNYGVVHFNSYDARGIDNGLIYQKGRFKLEKAWKKELKIFDNGKREYTRDLLVVLGELDGEKFAFFVNHWPSRRGGEAISLPKRNAAAAMLNQQMDSIRNSNPEYRLMAMGDFNDDPVSPSFKNYVKATGDINKVGDETPYFNPMFKMFKNGIASLAYQDAPNLFDQIIYSKNLIGDKERSAQKDYTVYTTEVYAPGYLINKEGSYKGYPFRSWDGDRFTGGYSDHFPVFSILQKAAQ, from the coding sequence ATGAGGAAATTTTTATTCATTACTCTATTATTTACGAATATATTACTTTTTTCTCAAAGTAATATAAGAAGAGTTGCTGCTGTAGGATTTTATAATGTGGAAAATTTATGGGACACTTACAAATCTGCAGATTATATTGATGGAACAAAAGATATCAGCAACCCTGCATTTCACAGAAGTATTCCTGTAGATTCTATACAGTATCTGGAGCACGAACCCTATAAAGGACAATGGAGCGATGCTCTTCTGAAAGGAAAGAAAGCCGTAAGACAGCAATATTCGAATGGTGAATTTACACCACAAAGTGCCAAAAATTATACTGAGAAAGTTTATCTGCAAAAATTGGGTAATATTGCTCAGGTTATTTCAGAACTCGGTAGTAAGTATACCAAAACAGCTCCTGTAATTGTAGGTCTTGTTGAAGTAGAAAACAGACAAGTCATAGAGGATTTGGTAAAGCAACCTCAGCTTTCTAAATACAATTATGGCGTTGTTCATTTTAATTCTTATGACGCCAGAGGTATCGACAATGGATTGATTTATCAAAAAGGTCGTTTCAAACTTGAAAAAGCATGGAAAAAGGAATTGAAAATTTTTGACAACGGAAAACGTGAATACACCAGAGATTTATTAGTTGTTCTTGGAGAATTAGACGGAGAGAAGTTTGCCTTCTTTGTAAATCACTGGCCATCCAGAAGAGGAGGAGAAGCAATCTCACTTCCGAAAAGAAATGCAGCAGCAGCAATGCTTAACCAGCAAATGGACAGTATAAGAAACAGCAATCCGGAATACAGATTAATGGCAATGGGCGACTTTAATGACGATCCGGTTAGTCCAAGTTTCAAAAACTATGTAAAAGCTACAGGAGATATTAATAAAGTAGGTGATGAAACACCATATTTTAACCCGATGTTTAAAATGTTTAAAAACGGTATAGCTTCTTTAGCATATCAGGATGCCCCCAATTTATTTGACCAGATTATTTATTCAAAAAATTTAATCGGTGACAAAGAAAGGTCTGCACAAAAAGATTATACAGTATATACAACCGAAGTATATGCACCGGGATATTTAATCAATAAAGAAGGAAGTTATAAAGGTTACCCATTCAGATCCTGGGATGGTGACCGGTTTACCGGAGGGTATAGTGATCACTTCCCGGTTTTCAGTATACTACAAAAAGCTGCACAATAA
- a CDS encoding NUDIX hydrolase, which yields MKKNTTPEANNNLQTLVETNDFIKQLSIDCVIFGFHNKSLKVLMLKYFNMDIWALPGGFIFKDENVDDAAYRLLYERTHLDEIFLEQFYTFGNKNRTESDIHNRLTKNKEIDLPKDHWLFQRHISIGYYALIDYTLSSTFPDAFSEKCEWFDVHNLPKEIAFDHREIIEKGMEFLRKNLDYKIYGSNLLPEKFTMKELQNLYEYILGEPLRRNNFQRKMLSLDFLERLEKKFDGSANKAPYYYKFKK from the coding sequence ATGAAAAAAAATACAACTCCTGAAGCTAATAATAATCTGCAGACGCTTGTCGAAACAAATGATTTCATCAAACAGCTTTCCATAGACTGCGTTATTTTTGGCTTCCATAATAAAAGTCTGAAAGTTCTAATGCTCAAATATTTCAATATGGATATCTGGGCATTACCTGGGGGATTTATCTTTAAAGATGAAAATGTAGATGATGCAGCATACCGATTATTATACGAAAGAACCCATCTGGACGAAATATTCCTGGAACAGTTTTATACTTTTGGAAACAAGAACCGTACAGAATCTGATATACACAACCGACTTACAAAAAACAAGGAAATAGATCTTCCGAAAGATCACTGGCTTTTCCAAAGACATATTAGCATAGGTTATTATGCACTTATAGATTATACTTTGTCTTCTACATTCCCGGATGCATTTAGTGAAAAGTGCGAATGGTTTGATGTACATAATCTTCCTAAAGAAATAGCTTTCGACCACCGTGAAATTATAGAAAAAGGAATGGAATTTCTACGCAAGAATCTGGATTACAAAATCTACGGAAGTAATCTGTTACCTGAAAAATTCACCATGAAAGAACTTCAGAATTTATATGAATATATTTTGGGGGAACCACTAAGAAGAAATAACTTCCAGAGAAAAATGCTCAGTCTGGATTTTCTGGAACGACTGGAAAAGAAATTCGACGGATCAGCAAACAAAGCTCCGTATTACTACAAATTCAAAAAATAA
- a CDS encoding hydrogen peroxide-inducible genes activator, which produces MNIQQLEYLIAVDKYKHFGKAAQACFITQPTLSAMIQKFEEELDIKIFDRTSHPIRTTDAGQQIIEQAKKIIDDVMELRNRANLLNNIVSGKINLGIIPTVSAFLLPNEIFDFLRRNPKIEMNVKEMTTENVIKALKSGEIDAGIISTPYAAADEFFSDFLYNEELLIYSSNKDLNKDGDSFIIPEDIDLEDVWLLSEGNCLRTQVENICKLKENELKPSNLDFKASSVNTLVQMVDRVGGLTVIPEMAVDHLTEGQREKVFHFRKPYPKREISLIYYKPTYKQKLLDEMTDSIRESLKNKLKYDAAPADFVGVKPE; this is translated from the coding sequence ATGAATATCCAACAACTTGAATACTTGATCGCTGTTGACAAGTATAAACACTTCGGTAAAGCAGCGCAGGCATGTTTTATAACACAACCAACATTGAGTGCGATGATTCAGAAATTTGAAGAAGAGTTGGATATCAAGATTTTTGACCGTACAAGCCATCCTATTCGTACAACAGATGCTGGTCAACAAATTATAGAGCAAGCCAAAAAGATTATAGATGATGTTATGGAACTCCGTAACAGAGCCAATCTCCTGAACAATATTGTATCAGGGAAAATTAATCTTGGAATTATTCCGACAGTATCTGCATTTCTGCTGCCTAATGAGATTTTTGATTTCCTAAGAAGAAATCCTAAGATTGAAATGAATGTGAAGGAAATGACAACAGAGAATGTAATTAAGGCACTAAAATCCGGTGAAATTGATGCAGGAATCATTTCTACACCTTATGCAGCCGCAGATGAATTCTTTAGTGACTTTTTATACAATGAAGAACTATTGATTTATTCTTCTAATAAAGATCTTAACAAAGATGGAGACAGCTTCATTATCCCTGAAGATATTGATCTGGAAGACGTATGGTTATTATCAGAAGGAAATTGCCTTCGTACGCAGGTAGAAAATATCTGTAAACTAAAAGAAAATGAACTGAAGCCTTCTAATCTGGATTTCAAGGCATCCAGCGTTAATACTTTGGTTCAGATGGTGGACAGAGTTGGAGGATTGACTGTTATTCCGGAAATGGCTGTAGACCACCTTACGGAAGGACAAAGAGAAAAGGTGTTCCATTTCAGAAAACCTTATCCGAAAAGAGAGATAAGTCTTATTTATTATAAGCCAACATACAAGCAAAAACTTCTGGATGAAATGACCGATTCTATTCGTGAATCACTAAAAAATAAACTGAAGTATGACGCCGCACCTGCGGATTTTGTGGGGGTTAAGCCGGAGTAG
- a CDS encoding SusC/RagA family TonB-linked outer membrane protein, which translates to MKQSPIRNLSLIAVLYFTANINAQQSKKDTTANEKKIEEVVVIGYGTQKKSNVTGAIASLKAKELENVPAGRPEQVLQGRASGVSVVSNSGQPGSAATIRVRGITSFGAGNDPLWIVDGIAVDNIGFLNQSDIESMEILKDGASASIYGVSAARGVILVTTKKGKQGKISLSYNGFYGVGNAAKKLDLLNASQYAMLANEKRINGGGNAYFPNPDALGAGTDWQKLIFNSAARTSHDISVSGGNDKSTFFGSFGYYNQEGIVMRDISNYKRITARLNSSHKVFPFLTVGQTLNYTHVKSQGINSNGEFGGPLSSAINLDPTTPIIETDPAKIKSSAYNNPYILRAPGGNPYGISSLVNQEMSNPLAFQQTQLGNYNWSDDFVGNVYAELKLLKDFTFKSTLNGKLSYWGNQSFTPLFYLSPTYSNTNKNSLYRETQRKFEWSTENTLNYHKKLGKHTFDALIGQGFYVYNIAEGQGTTYTGLPITSYKDASFNFSIPDTDKRTWATDGIQTKKASYFGRLIYDYDGKYLFTGTIRRDGSSKFGPNKVWGTFPAASAGWVVSKENFWPENRIVNMLKIRGGYGKTGNDAIDNFLYRATIIGGSNYPFYDGKTEFVGIGYRLKTLENRDLHWEQTAQTNIGADLKLFNDFTLGFDWFNKKTTDILRYVDLPGYIGVTDSPAANVGDMSNKGIEIELGYKKNITEDFGISVNGNFSYIKNEILRLENGKKFVSLAGFQSMGDVSRLQVGSPYGSFFGLMRNGVFQNQTEINSYVDKNGNKIQPDAKPGDFRWVDANGDGKINTDDYTYLGNSLPKFTYGLTVNLNYKNFDLMIFGQGQGGNKIFQGLRRLDMQDANYQTAALERWHGEGTSNTYARLTTNDTNKNFSYMSDFYLQKGDYFRLKLIQIGYTLPMELTKKLGGNKFRFYVTAENLFTITKYTGYDPEIAAGDSYGIDRAYYPQARTFIFGANIQF; encoded by the coding sequence ATGAAACAATCACCAATTCGTAATCTAAGCTTAATTGCTGTTTTATATTTTACAGCAAATATTAATGCACAGCAGTCGAAAAAGGATACGACCGCTAATGAGAAAAAGATTGAAGAGGTAGTAGTCATTGGGTACGGAACACAGAAAAAAAGTAATGTTACCGGTGCTATTGCCAGTCTTAAGGCTAAAGAACTTGAAAATGTTCCTGCCGGAAGACCAGAACAGGTTCTTCAGGGGAGGGCATCAGGGGTTTCCGTAGTCTCTAATTCCGGACAGCCCGGATCTGCAGCAACCATTAGAGTAAGAGGTATTACCAGTTTTGGTGCCGGAAACGATCCTTTATGGATTGTAGATGGTATTGCTGTGGACAACATTGGATTCCTAAATCAATCGGACATTGAGAGCATGGAAATTCTGAAAGATGGAGCTTCTGCTTCAATATACGGTGTTTCTGCTGCAAGAGGTGTTATTCTGGTTACAACTAAAAAAGGAAAGCAAGGGAAGATATCTCTGTCTTATAATGGATTCTATGGAGTTGGTAATGCTGCCAAAAAATTAGACTTACTGAATGCTTCTCAGTATGCGATGTTGGCTAATGAAAAACGTATTAATGGAGGAGGAAATGCATATTTTCCAAATCCTGATGCCCTGGGAGCTGGTACAGATTGGCAAAAATTAATATTCAATTCTGCAGCAAGGACATCTCATGATATCAGTGTAAGCGGAGGAAATGACAAATCGACATTCTTTGGCTCATTTGGATATTATAATCAGGAAGGAATTGTAATGCGGGATATTTCAAATTATAAGAGAATTACAGCCAGATTGAATTCGTCTCATAAAGTTTTTCCTTTCCTCACAGTTGGACAAACATTGAATTATACTCATGTTAAATCTCAGGGAATTAATTCGAACGGTGAGTTTGGAGGACCTTTAAGTTCTGCGATCAATCTGGATCCAACAACTCCCATTATAGAAACAGATCCTGCGAAAATTAAATCCAGTGCATATAACAATCCATATATTTTAAGAGCTCCGGGAGGAAATCCTTATGGTATATCCAGTCTTGTTAATCAGGAAATGTCCAACCCATTGGCTTTTCAGCAAACGCAGCTTGGAAACTATAACTGGAGTGATGATTTTGTAGGGAACGTTTATGCAGAACTCAAATTGCTAAAAGACTTTACTTTCAAGAGTACATTAAATGGTAAACTGTCTTATTGGGGAAATCAAAGTTTTACACCGCTGTTTTATCTAAGTCCTACTTATAGTAATACCAATAAAAATAGTCTCTACAGAGAAACCCAGAGAAAATTTGAGTGGAGTACAGAAAATACGTTAAATTATCACAAGAAGCTTGGGAAACATACTTTTGATGCTTTGATAGGACAAGGTTTTTATGTTTACAATATTGCTGAAGGGCAAGGAACAACTTATACAGGCTTGCCTATTACGAGTTATAAAGATGCATCATTCAATTTTAGTATTCCTGATACTGACAAAAGAACATGGGCAACGGATGGAATACAAACCAAGAAAGCATCATACTTTGGAAGATTAATTTATGATTATGATGGGAAATATTTATTTACTGGTACAATAAGGAGAGATGGGTCGTCGAAATTTGGTCCTAATAAAGTTTGGGGAACATTTCCAGCTGCATCTGCAGGTTGGGTAGTTTCTAAAGAAAACTTCTGGCCGGAAAACAGAATCGTTAATATGCTGAAAATTCGAGGTGGATATGGTAAGACCGGAAATGATGCAATTGATAATTTCCTGTATAGAGCTACAATTATTGGTGGAAGTAATTATCCGTTTTATGATGGTAAAACCGAGTTTGTAGGTATTGGATATAGGCTGAAAACTTTAGAAAATAGAGACCTGCATTGGGAGCAAACCGCTCAGACTAATATTGGTGCTGATTTAAAATTGTTTAATGATTTTACCTTAGGGTTTGACTGGTTTAATAAGAAAACTACTGATATCCTAAGATATGTTGATCTTCCGGGTTATATTGGAGTAACTGATTCTCCGGCTGCTAATGTTGGAGATATGAGTAATAAAGGAATTGAGATTGAACTTGGCTATAAGAAGAATATTACAGAAGACTTCGGAATTTCAGTTAATGGGAACTTCTCATATATTAAAAATGAAATACTACGCCTGGAAAATGGTAAAAAATTTGTGTCCTTAGCAGGATTTCAATCCATGGGTGATGTATCCCGCTTACAGGTAGGATCACCATACGGATCATTCTTTGGGCTAATGAGAAATGGTGTTTTCCAAAACCAGACGGAAATTAACTCTTATGTAGACAAAAATGGTAATAAGATTCAGCCGGATGCCAAGCCAGGAGATTTCAGATGGGTAGATGCCAACGGAGACGGAAAAATTAATACCGATGATTATACTTATCTGGGAAATTCCCTTCCTAAGTTTACATATGGCTTGACTGTTAATTTAAATTATAAAAATTTCGATTTGATGATATTTGGTCAGGGGCAAGGCGGAAACAAAATCTTCCAGGGATTAAGAAGATTGGATATGCAGGATGCCAATTACCAGACTGCTGCATTAGAGCGTTGGCATGGTGAAGGAACATCGAATACCTATGCAAGGTTAACGACCAATGATACTAATAAAAATTTCTCATATATGTCTGATTTTTATTTACAAAAAGGAGATTATTTCAGATTAAAATTAATTCAGATAGGTTATACATTACCAATGGAACTGACGAAAAAATTAGGGGGAAATAAATTTAGATTCTACGTTACAGCAGAAAATTTATTTACGATTACCAAGTATACAGGATATGACCCGGAAATTGCTGCAGGAGATTCGTATGGTATAGACAGAGCATATTATCCGCAGGCAAGGACATTTATTTTTGGTGCTAATATTCAATTCTAA
- the metK gene encoding methionine adenosyltransferase translates to MPYLFTSESVSEGHPDKIADQISDALIDNFLAYDKDSKVACETLVTTGQVVLAGEVKSSAYLDVQHIAREVINGIGYTKGEYMFNGDSCGVISAIHEQSPDINQGVDRKVTDESFEAKANAQGAGDQGMMFGYATNETANYMPLALDLAHSILRELSAIRRESKEITYLRPDAKSQVTIEYSDDHKPIRIDSIVVSTQHDDFASEEEMLAKIREDIKNILIPRVVATQPEHIQVLFNDQIKYHINPTGKFVIGGPHGDTGLTGRKIIVDTYGGKGAHGGGAFSGKDPSKVDRSAAYATRHIAKNLVAAGVADEVLVQVSYAIGVAEPCGLFINTYGTSKVGLTDGEIANKVSKVFDLRPYAIEQNLKLRNPIYQETASYGHMGKEYYVADKTFNKGSANELTLKDLEFFTWEKLDRVEDIKKEFGL, encoded by the coding sequence ATGCCATATTTATTTACATCAGAATCTGTTTCTGAAGGACACCCGGATAAAATTGCAGATCAGATATCCGATGCCCTAATTGATAATTTCTTAGCTTATGATAAAGATTCCAAAGTAGCATGTGAAACTTTGGTAACGACTGGTCAGGTTGTATTAGCCGGAGAAGTAAAATCTTCAGCTTATTTAGATGTACAGCATATCGCAAGAGAAGTAATTAACGGAATTGGTTATACCAAAGGAGAATACATGTTTAATGGTGATTCTTGTGGTGTAATTTCTGCCATTCACGAGCAGTCTCCGGATATTAATCAGGGAGTTGACAGAAAAGTTACTGATGAGAGCTTTGAAGCTAAAGCTAATGCACAGGGAGCAGGAGATCAGGGAATGATGTTTGGTTATGCAACCAATGAAACAGCTAATTATATGCCTTTAGCACTGGATTTGGCACACTCTATTCTAAGAGAATTATCAGCGATAAGAAGAGAAAGTAAAGAGATTACTTATCTTCGTCCGGATGCTAAAAGCCAGGTGACTATCGAATATTCAGATGATCATAAACCAATCCGTATAGACTCTATAGTTGTTTCTACACAGCATGACGATTTCGCTTCTGAAGAAGAAATGTTAGCTAAAATCCGAGAGGATATTAAGAATATATTAATCCCTAGAGTTGTTGCAACTCAGCCGGAACATATTCAGGTATTATTCAACGATCAAATCAAATATCATATTAACCCAACAGGTAAATTTGTGATTGGTGGTCCTCATGGTGATACAGGTCTTACAGGAAGAAAGATTATCGTAGATACTTACGGTGGTAAAGGAGCACACGGTGGTGGTGCTTTCTCCGGAAAAGATCCTTCAAAAGTAGACAGAAGTGCAGCTTATGCGACCCGTCATATTGCTAAAAACCTTGTTGCAGCAGGAGTTGCAGACGAAGTTTTAGTACAGGTTTCTTATGCAATTGGAGTTGCAGAACCTTGTGGATTATTCATTAATACTTACGGAACTTCTAAAGTTGGTTTAACTGATGGTGAGATTGCTAACAAAGTTTCAAAAGTATTCGACCTTCGTCCGTATGCTATTGAACAGAACCTGAAACTTAGAAATCCTATTTATCAGGAAACTGCTTCTTATGGGCATATGGGGAAAGAATATTATGTAGCAGACAAAACTTTTAACAAAGGATCTGCTAATGAACTTACACTAAAAGATCTTGAATTCTTTACATGGGAAAAGCTCGACAGAGTGGAAGACATTAAAAAAGAATTTGGATTATAA
- a CDS encoding superoxide dismutase codes for MSFELPKLGYAYDALEPTIDAQTMEIHYTKHHQAYVDNLNKAIAGTDLEGKTIEEVIKEGSDKPAVRNNGGGHFNHTLFWEILTPGGSKEPVGKVKEAIENYGGLEKFKTDFAEAAKTRFGSGWAWLIKNADGSVSVGSTANQDSPITPGAGVAGTPVLGIDVWEHAYYLKYQNKRPDYVTAFFDVINWDKVEENYNK; via the coding sequence ATGTCATTTGAATTACCAAAACTAGGATATGCTTACGATGCATTAGAACCAACTATCGATGCTCAAACAATGGAAATACACTACACAAAGCACCATCAGGCTTATGTAGATAACCTTAATAAGGCAATTGCTGGAACTGATCTTGAAGGTAAAACTATTGAGGAAGTAATTAAGGAAGGTAGCGACAAACCAGCTGTAAGAAACAACGGTGGTGGTCACTTCAACCATACATTGTTCTGGGAGATTTTAACTCCGGGCGGATCAAAAGAGCCGGTGGGAAAAGTAAAAGAAGCTATCGAAAACTATGGTGGTCTTGAAAAATTCAAAACTGATTTCGCTGAAGCTGCTAAAACAAGATTTGGTTCAGGATGGGCTTGGTTAATTAAAAATGCAGATGGATCCGTATCTGTTGGATCTACTGCTAATCAGGACAGCCCAATAACTCCGGGTGCTGGTGTTGCAGGTACGCCTGTATTAGGTATTGATGTTTGGGAGCATGCTTATTACTTAAAATATCAGAACAAGAGACCTGACTATGTAACAGCTTTCTTTGATGTAATCAACTGGGATAAAGTAGAAGAGAATTATAACAAATAA
- a CDS encoding MFS transporter encodes MLLNCLSIVILNYFGQKKFVLLGSLEVFKDLPIAFLAAFISRYIPRIGHLNSIITGLSIAFVLCIITPFVDDFWFFKIWFLLIGLCFILVKISVLYITINLSRAEENGSRFMQFIEASFMAGIVIVNLIFGLIMGSSSPYLWKYGFWAIAFFSLLTIGFLYFGKSVWQKAYSNTSEQKSTITLNSWQVMKKSFLFLAIVFFIIITEQSFTTWLPTYSKAIFNADPFVATQTTVIFAFSALTGRVIYGMLIIKRSWNKLFAGLLVSIFIIVSCISGILIFEKPHQIFLYLIPCMGFFIGPLYPIINAHQLYSLPNEQERGSLLGLIIVFSSLASCTSSLVIGLTLDHIQPEYAFTLLFLPTIALSLLFLNYKRQPIS; translated from the coding sequence ATGCTTTTGAACTGTTTAAGCATTGTTATTCTTAATTATTTTGGGCAAAAAAAATTCGTCCTTCTTGGTTCATTAGAAGTATTTAAAGATTTGCCTATTGCCTTTCTGGCAGCATTTATATCACGCTACATCCCTCGGATAGGACATCTCAACTCAATTATAACAGGTTTATCCATAGCCTTTGTTCTATGTATTATAACGCCTTTTGTCGATGATTTTTGGTTTTTCAAAATCTGGTTTTTATTGATCGGACTGTGTTTTATATTGGTGAAAATTTCTGTACTCTACATTACCATTAATCTGAGCCGGGCAGAGGAGAATGGCAGCCGTTTTATGCAGTTTATCGAAGCTTCATTTATGGCAGGAATTGTTATTGTAAATCTTATTTTTGGGCTTATTATGGGAAGTTCTTCACCATACTTGTGGAAATACGGTTTCTGGGCAATTGCTTTTTTCAGCCTTTTAACAATAGGCTTTCTTTACTTTGGAAAATCTGTATGGCAAAAAGCTTATAGCAATACATCCGAGCAGAAAAGCACAATAACATTAAATAGTTGGCAAGTGATGAAAAAATCGTTCTTATTTCTGGCGATCGTCTTTTTTATTATAATAACCGAGCAAAGTTTTACAACATGGCTTCCAACATATTCTAAAGCCATATTCAATGCCGATCCCTTTGTAGCTACACAAACCACAGTAATATTTGCGTTTTCTGCACTTACCGGAAGGGTTATTTATGGCATGCTGATCATTAAACGATCCTGGAACAAACTATTCGCAGGGTTATTGGTCTCTATTTTTATTATTGTATCCTGTATTAGTGGTATACTTATATTTGAAAAGCCACATCAGATTTTTTTATATCTGATTCCTTGTATGGGCTTTTTTATTGGTCCGTTATACCCTATTATCAACGCCCATCAGCTATACAGCTTGCCAAATGAACAGGAAAGAGGCTCTCTTTTGGGACTTATTATTGTCTTTTCATCTCTGGCTTCATGTACAAGTTCTTTGGTGATTGGCCTTACTCTGGATCATATCCAACCAGAATATGCATTTACTTTACTATTTTTGCCAACGATAGCATTATCTCTATTATTTTTAAATTACAAACGACAACCAATCTCATAA